A region from the Desmospora profundinema genome encodes:
- a CDS encoding purine-cytosine permease family protein encodes MSKQTGGLDYLTFFSKDDYARQPVPIGDRRGWFPMILVWFALGTDIVAALIGSVLAQGQTVMMAIIAVVIANVILGVIGGLCCYIGATTGLPTGIITRFAFGENGAKVVTWVIMLVFFAAFGVTVGLFGESLHYLLLEVFGIEIPVAWAGVIGGVLMTITATVGYIAIERLSIVAFPLMLFLMGGLFATVLGTEGKADILTALPRGGITMTLGSAISFVVASWMIIVVICPDIARWAKTRKQAFFSGFFGFLLGNSMMITLAIFLVRITGIEDVIDIFLSIGWGLFAIMILILAQWTTNDNLLYSSGLALSSLIRFLPKYALTLIVGVVGSAIAFFQIHNYFLVYITLMGSLLSPIAAIYLVEYFFLNRHRFMFAFIQDKKVAPVYWTAIISWVCASSVGIMTTPAEEGGLGLFTITTASSIDTFLIAAILHFVLGKFTSLNRPQKEETAHA; translated from the coding sequence TTGAGTAAACAAACAGGCGGGTTGGATTATCTAACCTTTTTTTCAAAGGACGATTATGCACGTCAACCGGTTCCGATAGGAGATAGACGCGGCTGGTTTCCAATGATCCTGGTATGGTTCGCTTTGGGGACCGACATTGTCGCGGCACTTATCGGAAGCGTTCTCGCTCAAGGGCAAACAGTCATGATGGCGATCATTGCCGTAGTGATCGCCAACGTGATTCTGGGCGTCATAGGCGGGTTGTGTTGTTACATAGGAGCGACTACCGGTCTGCCTACGGGAATCATCACACGCTTTGCTTTTGGAGAAAATGGTGCAAAAGTGGTTACTTGGGTGATTATGCTGGTCTTTTTCGCTGCTTTTGGTGTGACGGTGGGTCTCTTTGGTGAGTCACTTCATTACTTGTTACTGGAGGTTTTTGGGATCGAGATCCCCGTCGCTTGGGCAGGTGTGATAGGCGGAGTATTGATGACGATCACGGCCACAGTGGGCTATATCGCGATCGAACGTTTAAGTATCGTGGCGTTCCCCTTAATGCTGTTTTTAATGGGTGGTCTGTTCGCAACTGTGTTGGGAACGGAAGGAAAAGCAGACATCTTAACGGCTCTTCCGCGAGGTGGCATCACCATGACCTTAGGTTCGGCTATCTCCTTTGTGGTGGCCAGTTGGATGATTATCGTGGTGATCTGCCCCGATATTGCCAGATGGGCAAAGACCAGAAAGCAAGCGTTCTTTTCGGGATTTTTCGGATTTCTGCTGGGTAACAGTATGATGATCACCTTAGCGATTTTTTTAGTACGAATCACGGGCATTGAGGATGTCATCGACATCTTTCTCTCTATCGGATGGGGGCTATTCGCGATTATGATCCTGATTCTGGCCCAGTGGACCACGAACGACAACCTGCTCTATTCCAGTGGTCTTGCCTTGTCCAGTCTGATTCGGTTCCTGCCTAAGTACGCGTTAACATTAATTGTTGGGGTTGTTGGGTCAGCAATTGCTTTCTTCCAAATTCACAACTATTTCTTGGTCTATATTACTCTGATGGGGTCGCTGCTTTCCCCCATTGCGGCCATTTACCTCGTGGAATATTTCTTTTTGAATCGGCACCGTTTTATGTTTGCATTCATCCAAGATAAAAAAGTAGCGCCGGTATACTGGACGGCTATCATTTCCTGGGTATGTGCATCATCCGTAGGAATCATGACAACACCGGCAGAAGAAGGCGGACTGGGATTGTTTACGATTACGACCGCCTCCAGCATCGATACCTTCTTGATTGCGGCTATTCTGCATTTCGTGTTGGGTAAGTTCACTTCCCTGAATCGACCTCAGAAGGAGGAGACCGCCCATGCTTGA
- a CDS encoding HNH endonuclease, producing the protein MNKWFSWIGKIILNKRGSQTIEYVAVMAGAALLGMILTSVFESNEVQNALKEKIECVITQECNETEVASNKKSDKDSSGYIPDSVINPADDQLPESDPSLNPMNFHDYNWEYSWEQTNDTSQSDEKPPKDEGFFSKLKREAGEAWDGFKEKANDVWEGTKEVTSDTWDGIQSGAEAAWEWTKEHKEEIGAGLTIAAGVGLMFVPGGQFIGGSILVGALVSGGIAAYSGSDSKEIAQAAMFGGLTGAIGGGVGNVVGRGLMAGLSRAASSNFIRTRFPALASGMSAGGSESLADDFLHGRKLNWKNAGIAALTAGGMLVGGSFGTQLMNAATPTGPMAGIKAANKADIEIPNVVSKPVYNNVEAPKYFRGEDGKLYARSNETGRKTRMVNQQYAGKKHPDTGVPYDKHANPIFDSKGDFQLKEESLLRSRNSHFREMDKELYNAVAVKKDAQIRSRFTKDELKFIEDHKKKPPNYTWHHHQEVGKMQLVDRVKHKDTDHTGGYALWGKGQLKGGNNK; encoded by the coding sequence TTGAACAAATGGTTTAGTTGGATCGGTAAAATCATATTGAACAAGCGTGGGTCTCAAACAATTGAATATGTGGCTGTCATGGCTGGGGCTGCTCTATTGGGCATGATTCTTACCTCGGTTTTTGAAAGTAACGAGGTTCAGAATGCCCTCAAAGAAAAGATCGAGTGTGTCATTACACAAGAATGTAATGAGACCGAAGTGGCTTCCAACAAAAAATCCGATAAAGACTCATCCGGGTACATACCCGACAGCGTAATCAATCCGGCGGATGATCAACTTCCTGAAAGCGATCCCTCGCTAAACCCGATGAACTTTCATGACTATAACTGGGAGTATTCTTGGGAGCAAACGAACGATACGAGTCAGTCCGACGAAAAACCGCCAAAGGATGAAGGCTTCTTTAGCAAGTTGAAGCGAGAAGCCGGGGAAGCCTGGGACGGGTTTAAAGAAAAAGCAAATGATGTTTGGGAGGGCACCAAAGAAGTTACCTCCGACACATGGGATGGAATTCAATCCGGCGCGGAGGCGGCCTGGGAGTGGACCAAGGAGCATAAGGAAGAGATTGGCGCAGGCCTAACCATTGCGGCTGGCGTAGGACTGATGTTTGTTCCGGGTGGTCAATTCATTGGAGGTAGCATCCTCGTTGGGGCTTTAGTGAGCGGTGGGATTGCGGCTTATAGCGGGTCTGATTCCAAAGAGATAGCCCAAGCAGCCATGTTTGGCGGGTTAACCGGAGCGATTGGGGGAGGGGTTGGAAACGTCGTAGGAAGGGGACTCATGGCAGGTTTGTCACGGGCTGCTTCTAGCAACTTTATCCGTACCCGTTTTCCTGCGCTGGCAAGCGGTATGTCCGCTGGAGGAAGTGAAAGCCTGGCGGACGACTTTCTACACGGACGCAAGCTGAATTGGAAAAATGCCGGAATCGCCGCGTTGACCGCCGGTGGGATGTTGGTCGGGGGTAGCTTTGGTACACAATTGATGAATGCCGCCACCCCTACCGGACCGATGGCGGGGATTAAGGCGGCCAATAAAGCCGATATTGAAATCCCCAACGTTGTTAGTAAGCCAGTATATAATAATGTCGAAGCACCCAAATATTTTCGCGGTGAAGATGGGAAGCTTTATGCACGGTCTAATGAAACAGGACGCAAAACAAGGATGGTAAATCAGCAATATGCCGGTAAAAAACATCCAGATACGGGTGTACCATATGATAAACATGCTAATCCAATATTTGATTCAAAAGGAGACTTCCAACTAAAAGAAGAGTCTCTTCTAAGAAGCAGAAACTCTCATTTTAGAGAAATGGATAAGGAGTTATATAATGCTGTCGCTGTAAAGAAAGATGCACAAATCCGTTCAAGATTTACCAAGGATGAGCTAAAATTCATTGAAGATCATAAGAAAAAGCCACCCAACTATACATGGCACCACCATCAAGAAGTCGGTAAAATGCAGTTAGTAGATCGGGTAAAACACAAAGATACAGACCATACTGGCGGTTATGCTTTATGGGGGAAAGGACAACTAAAAGGAGGAAATAATAAGTGA